The genome window GTTAAAATCTTTACACCATTTTGCAATAGTTACTTTTGATACTCCATATTCTTCTGATAGGCTATTATATGTTCTTCCTTCTTGTAGATGTAGTTTAATAAGTTTGTTTTTTAATTCTTCTGAGTGTTTTTGTATCATAATTTTTTCTCCTTTTTCCTTAATTATATTATACACCACTTTACTCTACTGTTACAAATTTATTATACCACTACACTC of Streptobacillus felis contains these proteins:
- a CDS encoding transposase — protein: MIQKHSEELKNKLIKLHLQEGRTYNSLSEEYGVSKVTIAKWCKDFN